One window of the Candidatus Neomarinimicrobiota bacterium genome contains the following:
- a CDS encoding aminotransferase class I/II-fold pyridoxal phosphate-dependent enzyme, which translates to MRKFANRYGRLGTETAFAVGADAAAWAAKGNHVYPFHLGDMNIPTPEYILDAALKAAHDGKTGYAPGPGILPLREALAEDIGMARGLNLTAENISVQPGGKPVIGKFLAVLLEEGAEALYPNPGYPIYESQIEYLGGKALPYGYVTTDSGFAINREEIEAQITENTSILIYNNYQNPIGAESTEAEMQWLADLALKHNLWVLSDEAYFEVRYSGRSKSIASLPGMAERTVILYTFSKKFAMTGWRLGCAAGPRELIDAISKFNTNQESCSNHFVQAAGVAALNGPPGPQSAILAELKLRRDALVKALLDIDGVKVSTPETTFYLFPDVTDIFKRKAYTDSSKFRLDALYETGVSFCSREHFGRPLPGEDKVFIRYAYSGINVDQIQEGLAALKNFWE; encoded by the coding sequence ATGAGAAAATTTGCAAATCGTTACGGTCGTTTAGGAACTGAGACAGCTTTTGCCGTGGGGGCAGATGCTGCAGCCTGGGCTGCCAAAGGGAATCATGTTTATCCATTTCATCTGGGGGATATGAATATTCCAACTCCGGAATACATCCTGGATGCTGCTTTGAAAGCCGCCCATGACGGTAAGACTGGCTACGCTCCAGGACCTGGTATCCTGCCGCTTAGGGAAGCATTAGCCGAAGATATCGGCATGGCTCGTGGATTGAACCTGACAGCTGAGAATATTTCTGTTCAACCCGGTGGCAAGCCGGTTATCGGAAAATTTTTGGCAGTACTCCTGGAAGAAGGCGCCGAGGCACTGTATCCCAATCCCGGATACCCCATCTATGAATCACAGATCGAGTACCTCGGGGGGAAAGCCCTGCCTTATGGATACGTGACAACCGATTCCGGTTTTGCTATTAACCGGGAAGAGATCGAAGCTCAGATTACTGAAAATACGAGCATCCTTATCTACAATAACTATCAAAACCCCATTGGGGCAGAATCAACTGAAGCAGAAATGCAGTGGTTGGCTGACCTGGCTCTTAAGCACAATCTTTGGGTCTTGTCTGATGAGGCTTATTTCGAGGTTCGCTACAGCGGCCGGAGCAAAAGTATTGCTTCATTGCCCGGTATGGCTGAACGGACAGTGATTCTCTATACTTTTTCAAAGAAGTTTGCCATGACGGGTTGGCGTTTGGGTTGTGCCGCCGGTCCCCGGGAATTGATCGATGCCATCTCAAAATTCAACACCAACCAGGAGTCTTGTTCAAATCATTTTGTGCAGGCAGCCGGTGTTGCTGCATTGAATGGTCCCCCAGGACCCCAGAGTGCCATTCTGGCTGAGCTGAAATTGCGTCGGGATGCTCTGGTTAAAGCTTTATTGGATATTGATGGTGTTAAAGTCTCTACACCGGAAACCACTTTCTACTTATTCCCGGATGTCACTGATATCTTCAAGCGCAAGGCTTACACCGACTCCAGCAAATTCAGGCTGGATGCCCTGTATGAAACAGGTGTTTCCTTTTGTTCACGAGAGCATTTTGGTAGACCACTGCCTGGAGAGGATAAGGTTTTCATTCGCTATGCCTATAGTGGTATTAATGTTGACCAGATCCAGGAAGGCCTGGCTGCTTTGAAAAACTTCTGGGAGTAG